gtgtgtgctgTTACAGTTGgctaatgttttgattttttgtagaataagggtctcactttgttgtccaggctggtctcaaactcctgggtttaagcaatcctcccaccttggctttccaaaatgctgggattacaggtgtgagccactgcccctggccctttttttcccctttggataATCTCCAAGAAGTGGAAATGCTGAATTAAAGGCtatgaacatttaaaattgtGGCAGCTGGTGCCAAATTCTGGTCCATTAACAATATTTGAGAATTTCCTCTGTTTCCTCATATGTTCATTAACAGTCAATATTATTAATTACTGTTTCTAAGTTTAGCGGAGACCACACATGTCATTTTTAGAGTAAATTTACTGCATTTTAGTATTGTAATCAAGACCAAATTTCTAGGTTTAGCTGAGACCACACATGTCATTTTTAGATGTCATTTTTAGAGTAAATTTATTGCATTTTAGTATTGTAATCAAGACCAAATTTCAGTTGCCAGTTGTAAGTCCATTTCAGCTCGTTTTCTATAAATAGAAAGCTTAGTTTTAGATTCCTTAGTAATAAATTATCATAAAACAAATGGTTGATTTCAGTGGTTAGTATTTTAAGATAAGTTAAGGATTTGAGGGAAGATTATATTTGAATGGGACCTTGTCCTATGGATAGGCATCAGGAGGATGGGCCTTTCTAAAAGAAAGAACAACTGAAGCAAAGGCAGGGAGACAGGAATGGGCAAGGATGTTTGGGATCAGGTTTGAGAGGCGATAGTGCTAGGTATTGAGGTGGTAGAATAGAAGAGATAGCTAGAAAGGTAGTTAGAAGTAGATGGTAAGGTAGTTAGAACTAACTGAAAAGGTAGCTAGAAAAAGATCACtttgaagattttgttttttcGGGGAGAGCTACAGAAGGTCTTTAATCAGAGAATGAGGGACATAATCACATCATTTTACAAATGTCAGTATGGTGGCAGTTTTGAGTGATGGATGTCAGAGAAGCACATCAGGTGGCTGTTACAGGCTGGGTAAAAGAGAATGAAGGCTTGTAACAGAATGAGAATTACAAAGAGTAGCAAGGTTGGATTTCAGAGAGATGCCAAAGAAGTTGAGTCTACATGATTTGATGACTGGAgttaaggaagaggaagaaagcaaagcTCACTTTTAGATTTTTATCACAAATGACTCTTACGATAGTGATTGTGATAATGATATCTTTAGTCAGAAGAAGGCAAATTTGGGGACTGGGAAAGATACTCAAGTTTGGGGCATGTTAAGTTTGTGTGGAAGGTAATTCCATGGAGGATGAGTTATACACAAGACATGAAATTTACTTGTGACAGATTTAGAAGAAACGTTTAtagatttgttactttttgttagGAATTTTGGCAtacattttcacttatttttagtttgttattAATAGAATTTCTGTTGAACATTCTGTGACTTGTTCAGCCTGTTTACCATGATGCTAATAGTCCTAAGAAAGTGCACTGTCTAGAGTGGTAGTCGTCACACTTTTTTTGATTGTGTACATTGTCAATAAAAATATGCCTACAATATATGTACATTTGTTTATTGATTATATATGTCTTACAGTACAGTCATATtgtttatattataaaacatatgtaGAAAGAATTTTTCAAAGGCTAAGACAAATACAAATTGTAGTTTTACTATTTTCTTCCTCCATCCCATTGTATCATCTTGGACCTCTCTAGAAAGTACTGATCTGATTTCCAGCTGACGCATTCTGCCCCTTTATTCCAGTAGAGGTCACTCAAGCATCTGGAAGAGAGAACAGGCTGTTGAACTATGCAAGGTAGAGCCGTCATTCTTCAGTTAGAAGGAtagttatattttaaagtttctaaatTCATGCATTTTTGGAAGAGTAATTACAGAGTAGTATGTGGTATTATGGAGAAGTGAAGAATAGTGAGCTCAGTAGAGTATGGATCAATCTGAAATGTGCTTTTGTTGTTTGATGTTTATGTTGTTTGTGAGTGCCTTGCATTTGGCTTTGAACATTACTTGATTCTGTAGTTTTGGGAtctttttcccaattctgtgagaATCTGTAGATTATGTGAGCCACAGGAATGTTCCCTGCCTGTAGGCATAATCAAGTTCTAGTTAAAATTGGAGTAATTGAAAGGACAGACACAAAGAGGCTTTCTTTGAAATTGATCTTGAAAGCAGTATCTTTAGCCCAAAGAGGTTAGTAGTGGGTTGGAATCATCTatctctattttctgttttatgcttaattaggagaaggagaaaaaagaaatgcctttTCTAAGTAAGAGCCCATTGTAAGTAATTAGAAATCAAGCACGAACTTGTTACAGCTATATATTCTAAAAAGGCAAAagtacagtttaaaaaatatatatgtactgtTATATGACTCAGGCACAAGTAGCTTAGAAACAAATCATCAGATAGGTTGAATAACAGAACACTTTTTCTGTTGCTTTCCTcgtaaaatatttcttataaatagaGATGCTCATTTTAGTAGGGACCTATGGTTATGATTATAAATAAGTTTGTATGTTTTGAGCCCCATTTCTAAATGATCAGGAAAATGAGTTATTGAGGTTTTAGTCACATGCTAGAAGCTGCATGTTGAAAGTGTTGTGCAACAGATGCAAGCAGCCCAGAATTAGTCTTGTGTAATATGGCGATGGAGAAGGGGAGAATGGTAAAAGTAACGTTTTAATGTTTACATGCCATCTTTCAGCACAGTTTCACATGTGGCGGGCCATGTAGATTTAATATCACAACTAGAtcattttgaagatgaaaatTGGTTTGGAATTATTGGGTTACAACGTAGGGAATGGTAGGGTAAACCAAATGAGATGGAGATTGTGATCAAGAGCTGTTGACCAGAGGTCTATATAAACTAAGAAAAATTAAGGCTTTAATGGTAGCATGGATATAAAGGGTAGCAGGAATTTAGGAAAAGATGTTCAAGATGGAAATTAATCTGAGGTGTTGGTTTTCAGGGCTAGATTTAGAGTTTGAAAACCAGGAGGCCAGAGGCAAAGAAATCTAGTATCTATGGGCAGGGCAAGGTCAAAGACCTGGAAAATTGAAATATAAGGCAGAAATGAAAGTGTCATTATAAGAAATAAGCCacgcctggcatggtggctcacacctgtaatcccagcactttggaaggccaaggcaggcagatcacttgagcccaggagtttgagaccagtctaggtgacatagtgaaacgctgtctctacaaaaaataaaaataaaaaatcagctgggcgtgtgGGGCATTCCTGTGGTcgcaactacttgggaggttgaggtggaagcatcacctgagcccagggaggtgaggctgcaatgagccatgattgtgttgctgcactccaagcctgggtgaaagagtgagaccctgtgtcaaaaaaaaaaaaagtttggaaatcaGGAGGACAAAGCAGAGATGGAGAGGGTCAACTGATTTTAGGTAGCCAAGGCAGGCAAGGGTAAACAAAAAGAGCAAGGAAAAAGCAAGAACAATTCTGGGGCACTAATGGTGCCCCATCCTGCTGTTCTTCAGGTTAACAATGGAAGCAGCCCTGTGCTTACAGATAACAGAAGCAGTGAGCTAGGGAGAGACAGTGATATATGTACATTTGTTTATTGATTATACATGTCTTACAGTACAATCATATTGTTTATATTATAAAACGTAGGAAGAATTTTTCAAAGGCTGAGACAAATATAAATTGtagttttactatttatttaataattcagCAGTGGCTGAATTATTAACACAGTTCTGGAGAGCTGGAGCTGAAGGTATATTCTCATAGAAATGACCATGATGCTCATAGGATCGTAATATGGTCATTTAGTTGTTTAACACATGCATTTGTGTAATATTTTATGTGTTGTTTTACACAGCATTTCAAAAGGTTTGAACTACCTAACCATTATGGCACCAGGAAACCTCTGGCATATGAGAAATAACTTTCTCTTTGGTTCAAGATGTTGGATGACCCGATTTTCAGCAGAAATCATCTTCAAATCAGTTTCATTTAGGCTTTTTGGTGTGAAGTGTCATAATGCAGACAGTGAGCCTTTGAAAAATGAGGATCTACTGAAAAACTTACTTACTATGGGAGTAGATATTGACATGGCAAGGAAACGACAGCCTGGAGTTTTTCATAGGATGATTACCAATGAGCAGGACCTGAAGATGTTCCTTCTTTCCAAAGGAGCTAGCAAAGAAGTGATTGCTAGCATCATATCAAGATATCCACGAGCAATAACACGTACTCCCGAGAATCTTTCAAAACGGTGGGATCTGTGGAGAAAGATTGTGACATCAGACCttgaaattgtaaatattttggaACGTTCTCCTGAATCCTTTTTTCGGTCCAATAACAACCTAAACTTAGAGAATAATATAAAGTTCCTCTACTCAGTTGGATTGACCCGTAAATGCCTTTGTCGATTGTTGACCAGTGCCCCTCGTACCTTCTCCAATAGTCTTGATCTGAATAAACAGATGGTTGAATTTTTGCAGGCAGCCGGTTTGTCATTGGGTCACAATGATCCCACAGATTTTGTcaggaagataatttttaaaaacccttttaTCTTAATTCAGAGCACCAAGCGGGTGAAAGCTAACATTGAATTCTTACAGTCAACTTTCAGTTTGAACAGTGAGGAACTGCTGATTCTGATATGTGGTCCAGGAGCTGAAATCCTAGACCTTTCCAACGACTATGCCAGAAGAAGCTACACAAACATCAAAGAGAAGCTGTTTTCTCTTGGTTGTACTGAAGAAGAGGTACAGAAGTTTGTCTTAAGCTATCCAGATGTGATCTTCTTGGCAGAGAAAAAGtttaatgataaaatagactGCCTCATGGAAGAAAACATTAGGATTTCACAAATAATTGAAAATCCTCGGGTTCTGGATTCAAGCATAAGTACTTTAAAAAGTCGAATCAAAGAATTGGTAAATGCTGGCTGTAACTTGAGTACTTTAAACATCACTCTTCTATCTTGGAGTAAAAAAAGATATGAAGCTAAATTGAAAAAGTTAAGCAGATTGGCCTAAGGATGCCAATGTTTTTAATTCTCAGGAACTGTGAATATGTTATGCCACATTGCAAAAGAATTTTGCAGAAgtgattaatttaaaatgttattaaggaccttgagatggggagattatcctgaattacTTGGGAGGGCCTAATATAATTGTAGGGATCTTTAAAAGTTGAAGAGAGAGGCAAAAGAGGAGGTCAGAGTGATCCTGTATAAGAAAGACGACTACTTTTGAAGGAAGTTAAAAGGTGGCTTTGAAGGAGGAAGACACCTTAAGCCAAGGAATGAAGGgggcctgtaaaaaaaaaatggaaaaggcaaggaaacagattctcccttagAGTCCCCAGAAGGGAATGCAGCCTTGCTGGCACctttttagcccagtgagatcaATGTCAAACTTCTGACCCACAGAACCATAAGATggtaaatttgtgttgttttaaaccactgagtCAGTGATAATTTGCTGAAGAAGCAAATAGATTAACATAGCAACTAAGTAGATGATTAGTTGCATTATAGATGAAGTCACAAAATACAGTCCTTTAGTATTAAGtctgtatttcttccttttataagagtaattatatttaaaaaatctacctACCCTTCTGGAATCACTAATgttagtgtttataaagtcttaaatgtgtacataaaataaatgtgaataataaaatctaaataaaggAATATGTTTGCCTAATATAGTTTAAGAAAATGGTAATCTTTTCTGTGCATTTTGTTGGCATTTCAGCTAATATTAAAGAGTAATTTTCAGAGGCATCGACTTAAAAAATGACAGATAATGTCGGTATTTTCAAGGTACAATCTAGCTCTGACATAAACTGAAAGACGTGAGACAAATTATATGaccttaattttaattattttccagaGGCATTTGTTTTCTAGATGTGGTTTTTGAATTAAATAACATAATGGTGCTCAACCTTTTAAACCTCATTTGCTATCAGTGATGCCTCAAAAAACCTTATTCCTACTATTGATAAAAACAATATATCTGCTTTTCTAAGGCCATTTATATATTCaacaatactcttataatttggTTAACTATTTGATGGCAAGAATGGCATAGTTTAGAAAGCAAGACCTTTAGAGTGATGTATCTGGGCACCATTCCTGAGTAACTTgtgttaatgttttaaatttactaaacctgtttttctcatctgtaacacCAGAAATTGACCTTCCAGAGTTGGTAGGAATCAAATGAAAATGCACCTCTAAGGTTTCTTGCACATAGTAATGATGCAATCAGTGATAGCTATAATAAAAAgatagtattttaaaaagcagctttaTACATAATTCACATATTCAATTTACCTATTTAAAGTCTGACACAGTTCAATTTATATATAGAGAGTTGTGCAACTTTATTTTCCATTGcttataatacatttataatttattggaaaatttataaagaaaatgaatttcttacagttatggaagCTGAGAAATCCTAGGTTgaggggccacatctggtgagagccttcttgctggtggggactctgaaCAGAGTCCTGAGGCAGCACAGTGTATCACATGGCGAGTGCTAATGCACTTAGGTCTCTTTTCCTCTTACAAAGCCACCAGTCCACTCCCATGGTAGCCTATTaactcattaatccattaatccattaatagATTAATCAATTTCTGATGACATAGCCCTTATGATctagtcacctcttaaaggccccacctctcaatactgccacattggggattaaatttcaacatgaatttaatatattcaacaatactcttataatttggTTAACTATTTGATGGCAAGCATGGCATAGTTTGACGGATAGTCAAACCATAGCAgcaaccattaccacaatctaGTTTTAGAATATGTTTGCAGTCCTAACAGAAACCTTGTACCTGTTAGTGAATCCCCATTATTTCCCTCCATTTGTTCCCCCAGCCCTAAGCAAAAATGAATCTGTTTTctgtgtctataaatttgtttattctgagcatttcatataaatggaatcatacagtatggtcttttgtgactggcttctttcacttagcatattttcaaggttcatccatgtagcacatattagtatttcatttttattggcaAGTAATATTCATTGTTTGGGTACAGTAGTATTATTGGGAATACATTTTACTGTTATGGCTTAAAGTATTGATTTCTTAAGTCTTCTGAATTGTACGCGAGTGTTTTCTGAGGTATTGCTTTGGAATCTAACAAGCTCATGAGGGACTTGAAGGAGGTGGGTAGAAGAGATAATAGTTTATTGACATCAGCAGATCATAGGATTGTAGCTGGGCTGATGAGAAGTGGTATAGCAACGATAGTTGCAAGTGGCCAGAGAATGTGGGTTGCACTGAAGTACAGTACAGCACTTGATCATTGGGCAgtaggggatgggggagggaaaaCTTTGGAGAAACAAACAGATAATGCCTGTCAGGCAAAATTAACATGCCATACTTTAAGGTTTGAGTCTGATCAAGGGAgagtcaattctttttttttaaaaaaggaattatagAAATATTGGTCAggtatgtaatcccagctcacgcctgtaatcccagcaatttgggaggctgaggtgggaggattgcttgagcccaggagttcgagaccagcctgggtaatactAGCAAGACATCATTGctagtagaaaagaaagaaaaaaaaaaaggccggccatagtggtgcgcacctctagtcctagctattcagaggctgaggtggaaggatcgcttgagctcagaagtttgagattgtggtgagctacaactgtgccactgaactccagcatgggcaagggtgagaccctgtctcaaaaaataaattatagaaatctTCAGTAATATTTTGTCATGAGTGAAAAAATCCATGTTTATGATgggaaaagatagaaaataaaccccccaaaagaaaataactataaTCTTATCTCTCAGAGATCATTAACATTTTGGTGACTCTTCCTATTGTTTTTGTTGGTAGAAATATCCATACATGCATGTAATGTGAGTAGATGAGTGGCATATATATTTGAAACCaaactgttttataatttttttagtgtAATAGATCCTGAACATACTAAGTATTCTTTAGTAACTAATTACAGAATCAAGTATTCACCTATAACAtgattttttaatggctgcatgaaATTCTGTTCTTTGGATAAACCATAATTTGTCACCGTTGGTCAGAGTGAGTAAATTTTAGTACATTAGCAATTTTTTGAAAATCCTACCTAGATTATTTCAGTATTCCATAGTGTTAATGCATACCACCATGTTTTAATCGTTGGtatattttataacttaaaattttggtctagaaaatataaatattaagagTGCTGCATTTTGCCATTCTCCAAATGTCAGATGGATCTgtaaaacttcattttttaatggaaacCATTCTAAATTATTGCCATAAATTTGAGCACTTTCAAATAACTGCAAGAATTTGGATAATATcacagattaaaaagaaaaaaatgagtttcttCCAGATGAACTTAGCAGGAAGGAATTTAGAAAGCGAATATTTATAGATGGGTTTATTGGGTTATTAAACTAGTAATTTCTCCCCTTAAATAATTTCTAAGGCTGGGTAGGTACATGGTCTATGGCTAAAGATCCAACAATATAGCTTtcctgtaaaaaaacaaaacaaaaccctgactACTGGCTCCTTCCTTGTTAGTCTGTAATGCCTCCTTAGTTGCTACCATCTAGTGGAGATCCAGTAGAGAACTGTTGATGGCAGAACCCTCGCCGCAAACTTTGGTAATAGTCCATTGTTATACGGTTCAGGGAAAGTTTGGCACAAGCGAGGTAGAATAGCAGGACTGTATTATTATTAGATTTTGGGAAGAAATAGAAGATACACTGATGGAATTGCATTTTCTGTCTCAGTTTCACTATTTTTCTGATCAGTATTTGGGATTTATTTGTCCTTAATAGAAATATTGTGTGAAGATTAATGAACTTTTGTACATGAATTGCTTTATGTTAATTATGAACAATTTTAGTATGATGATATGctaattctttcatttccattttgaatATCCCAATGCCACTTTCACCAGCTCTCAAGGTACCTTCAAATTCTGCCCaccataattttctttcttttaaaagtttaccTTGGAAATGAATTTATTCTGTGGTAATAATCATTGTAAAAGTCTTTGaacaatacaaagaaacaaagtcTCAGCTAACCTATTTATCATGAGgttgaagagatatccttttatTCTTAGTTCAcaaagaggtttatttatttaaatcaggGATGAAAGatggtttttgaaaaaaaatcctttaaaagtaATCTCTTAATCCTTTAATGAATGACATCAGTGGATTTCTGCATTatcactttttgtttttactgaaaaCCTATGCCCTATTCAATTTACTAATAGTTTACTTAAATTTTCATTAGTATTCATAAGGGAGATTGGTCTACAGATCCTTCCTGCCTTTTATTATGAAAGTTTTGgtgcatagatttttttttttttttttaaataagggaagGAGGTTGCCACTTTGTCAGGTTTTTGGATCAGGGCTGTGCTAGCCTCAAGATAATTTGGAAGCTTACtattttttctctatgttttagAACTTTGAAAACTGTGGAAACGATCATTTCTTTAAAGTTTGGCAGAACTTTgaaattatctgggcctggtgtTTTGTTCAGGATAGATCTTTTACAACAATGGAAAGTTGTTGTAAAGGCTTATATGAAAGCTTTTGAcctgtatctttttggtagaCAGCAATATAAAGCTCTCTCTTATTGTAGTTAATACATTTTGGTTTGAATTCTACATTGAAATTAACATTGCCATGCTTTATGTCTATTCATATAATTGTACTTGTTCAAACAGCTTTACTTGGAGTAACCAAAAACTGGAAGTAACCCAATGGACATTGGAACAACATGGAATTGAAAAGTACATTGTGATATATTCAggcagtggaatattactcaccaatatgaaataatgaaatatacaTGCAACTACATGAGCAAATCTCAAaatatgctgaatgaaagaagcgaAAGAGTAAAATCTTTATTattcaatttacataaaattctagatAGTGCTCACTAATTTGtggtgacagaaagcagatcattGGTTACTGAGATGGAGTGGGTGGATGAAGAAGGCCATGAAGAAAGGACTGCAAAAGACTACAGGGAAACTTTTGGGAGTGATGTATATATTCatcatcttgattgtggtgatggttttgtgagtcaaaatgtatcaaattatatgttttaaatatatgcagtttaGTACACTTCAGTTATACCTCAGCAAAGCTGAAAAATCCATTCAACTCTGATTTGAAATGCCATCTTCATCTGATGCTGTTTCCATGTCTCTGAGTGTGTTTCTAGGCTCTCTTCAAGTCTactaaacaaatatattttactttatgtttctatattgatataaataattaAACTATCTTTTCAGTAAAAGTGTTGGGAGACCTGGGAGCCACCTGAAAAAAAATATTGATAGATTCTTATTCATACACCAGGATAAATTCCAAGTGGAACAGTCATGAGCTCCAAACCACTCAAGCCCCTGCCTTGGCCTTACACTTAATGACCTATACTTAAGTCAGGACATGACATGAATTGAACACTGGTACTAATATCAGAATCTTTTTTATAGGGGGCTTCCTGGAACTTGACTGGGACCTATGGGCTAGAATTTACCGAAAGCACCTGACCCGTGCTTTGCTTTTACTATTCCAGGAATGCAGATAAAGTCTAACTTccagctagacatggtggctcgtgtctgtattcctagctactcgggagcctgagatgagaggattccttgggcccaggagtttgagtccagcctgggcaacataggaagccACCATctcttaaagaagaagaaaaacaacaacaactagaTTTTGACCTTTTTGTCACAAGAAAACAAAGGCTCTTATGAAGTCCCATGCCCTGTTGAGCACTGGTTTATTTAATTAGTTAATGGATTGGATTTATGCTCTCACACAGCTACATATAGCCTCCTTTTCTAAGGAAAGTAGGCTGCAACCACCCAAGTTAgaggcactctttttttttgctttcctgcAGTTAGGGAGAACTGATTGTCATGTTATACCCTAAATATCAACTAAAGTGTCTGTGACAAAATTAGTGCAGTTAGATCAGCATTATCCCACTCTGTATGTTTGAATTTCTCTCTCTGACCTGCACAGCTACTTCAGAAGCCCTTCTCCTGAATGAAGCTTTATGTTTGCAATTCATATAAGTACAATACAGCTGGCTGTAGCTTACTGTTTTAGCTGAATGTGAtaaattattcacagaattaaagtttaactttgtgataaaaacataattaaatatataaattatatataactgattaaaaagattaaaattaggTCTTAATCTA
This window of the Pongo abelii isolate AG06213 chromosome 6, NHGRI_mPonAbe1-v2.0_pri, whole genome shotgun sequence genome carries:
- the MTERF1 gene encoding transcription termination factor 1, mitochondrial isoform X3, encoding MAPGNLWHMRNNFLFGSRCWMTRFSAEIIFKSVSFRLFGVKCHNADSEPLKNEDLLKNLLTMGVDIDMARKRQPGVFHRMITNEQDLKMFLLSKGASKEVIASIISRYPRAITRTPENLSKRWDLWRKIVTSDLEIVNILERSPESFFRSNNNLNLENNIKFLYSVGLTRKCLCRLLTSAPRTFSNSLDLNKQMVEFLQAAGLSLGHNDPTDFVRKIIFKNPFILIQSTKRVKANIEFLQSTFSLNSEELLILICGPGAEILDLSNDYARRSYTNIKEKLFSLGCTEEEVQKFVLSYPDVIFLAEKKFNDKIDCLMEENIRISQIIENPRVLDSSISTLKSRIKELVNAGCNLSTLNITLLSWSKKRYEAKLKKLSRLA
- the MTERF1 gene encoding transcription termination factor 1, mitochondrial isoform X1, with amino-acid sequence MGAVQGEIGKVRQLFSSLSGGMQSLSLGQTSISKGLNYLTIMAPGNLWHMRNNFLFGSRCWMTRFSAEIIFKSVSFRLFGVKCHNADSEPLKNEDLLKNLLTMGVDIDMARKRQPGVFHRMITNEQDLKMFLLSKGASKEVIASIISRYPRAITRTPENLSKRWDLWRKIVTSDLEIVNILERSPESFFRSNNNLNLENNIKFLYSVGLTRKCLCRLLTSAPRTFSNSLDLNKQMVEFLQAAGLSLGHNDPTDFVRKIIFKNPFILIQSTKRVKANIEFLQSTFSLNSEELLILICGPGAEILDLSNDYARRSYTNIKEKLFSLGCTEEEVQKFVLSYPDVIFLAEKKFNDKIDCLMEENIRISQIIENPRVLDSSISTLKSRIKELVNAGCNLSTLNITLLSWSKKRYEAKLKKLSRLA
- the MTERF1 gene encoding transcription termination factor 1, mitochondrial isoform X2, whose protein sequence is MQSLSLGQTSISKGLNYLTIMAPGNLWHMRNNFLFGSRCWMTRFSAEIIFKSVSFRLFGVKCHNADSEPLKNEDLLKNLLTMGVDIDMARKRQPGVFHRMITNEQDLKMFLLSKGASKEVIASIISRYPRAITRTPENLSKRWDLWRKIVTSDLEIVNILERSPESFFRSNNNLNLENNIKFLYSVGLTRKCLCRLLTSAPRTFSNSLDLNKQMVEFLQAAGLSLGHNDPTDFVRKIIFKNPFILIQSTKRVKANIEFLQSTFSLNSEELLILICGPGAEILDLSNDYARRSYTNIKEKLFSLGCTEEEVQKFVLSYPDVIFLAEKKFNDKIDCLMEENIRISQIIENPRVLDSSISTLKSRIKELVNAGCNLSTLNITLLSWSKKRYEAKLKKLSRLA